The following proteins come from a genomic window of Cervus canadensis isolate Bull #8, Minnesota chromosome 20, ASM1932006v1, whole genome shotgun sequence:
- the RNF146 gene encoding E3 ubiquitin-protein ligase RNF146 — translation MMAGCGEIDHSINMLPTNRKANESCPNTAPSLTVPECAICLQTCVHPVSLPCKHVFCYLCVKGASWLGKRCALCRQEIPEDFLDKPTLLSPEELKAASRGNGEYAWYYEGRNGWWQYDERTSRELEDAFSKGKKSTEMLIAGFLYVADLENMVQYRRNEHGRRRKIKRDIIDIPKKGVAGLRLDCDANTVNLARESSADGADSVPAQSGASVQSSSVRPLTSVDGQLTSPATPSPDASTSLEDSFAHLQLSGDSIAERSHRGEGEEEHESPSSGRVPAPDTSIEETESDASSDSEDVSALVAQHSLTQQRLLVPNPNQTVSDRSGTDRSVAAGGTVSVRSRRPDGQCTVTEV, via the coding sequence gATGGCTGGCTGTGGAGAAATTGATCACTCTATAAACATGCTTCCTACGAACAGGAAAGCAAATGAGTCCTGTCCTAATACTGCACCTTCTCTAACTGTCCCTGAATGTGCCATTTGTCTGCAGACATGTGTTCACCCAGTCAGTCTGCCTTGTAAGCATGTTTTCTGCTATCTATGTGTGAAGGGAGCTTCGTGGCTTGGAAAGCGATGTGCCCTCTGTCGACAAGAAATTCCCGAAGATTTCCTTGATAAGCCAACCTTGTTGTCACCAGAAGAACTCAAAGCAGCAAGTAGAGGAAATGGTGAATATGCCTGGTAttatgaaggaagaaatgggTGGTGGCAGTATGATGAGCGCACTAGCAGAGAGCTGGAAGATGCTTTTTCCAAAGGTAAAAAGAGCACTGAAATGTTAATTGCCGGGTTTCTGTATGTTGCCGATCTTGAAAATATGGTACAGTATAGGAGAAACGAACATGGACGTCGCAGGAAGATCAAGCGGGATATAATAGATATACCAAAGAAGGGAGTAGCTGGACTTAGGCTGGACTGTGATGCTAATACCGTAAACCTAGCGAGAGAGAGCTCTGCTGATGGAGCGGACAGTGTACCGGCTCAGAGCGGAGCTTCTGTTCAGTCTTCTTCTGTGAGGCCCCTGACGTCAGTAGATGGTCAGCTAACAAGCCCCGCCACGCCATCCCCTGATGCAAGCACTTCTCTGGAAGACTCTTTTGCACATTTACAACTCAGTGGAGACAGCATAGCGGAAAGGAGTCatagaggggaaggagaagaagagcATGAATCGCCATCTTCAGGCAGGGTACCAGCACCAGACACTTCGATTGAAGAAACCGAATCCGATGCCAGTAGTGATAGTGAGGATGTATCTGCGCTTGTTGCACAACACTCCTTGACCCAACAGAGACTTTTGGTTCCTAATCCAAATCAGACAGTATCTGATCGGTCAGGAACTGATCGATCAGTGGCAGCGGGTGGAACAGTGAGTGTCAGATCTCGAAGGCCTGATGGACAGTGCACAGTAACGgaagtttaa